Within the Pseudoxanthomonas sp. YR558 genome, the region CCTCGCCCAACGCGCCGTGCGAGCGCACGAGTTCTGCAAGTTCGTCGCTGCCCTGCCAATGGATGCCGAAGTTGTACTCGCCATCCCGATAGCTGTTGACGCTGCCAGCGAGCGCGCGGAATAACGAGCGCGTGCTGCGCAGGCCGCGGTGGATCGCCCAGGCCGCCAGCGGAAGCACGACCAGCGCGGACACCAGTACCGCCAGCAGGTCGTCCTGCAGCCAGTGCGACAGCGCGACCGGCAGCACCAGCGCCACCACCAGCAACGGCAGCAGCCAGGACAACACGCGGCCGGCGAGCGAACGACGGATCATGTGGCCTTGATGCCGAAGCGTTCCATGCGCCGGTACAGCGCCTGCCGGCTCATGCCGAGGTCAGTGGCAGCCTGCGCGATCACCCCGCCGGCACGCGCGATCGCGGCCTCGATGTCGGCACGCTCGGGCTCGGCCACGACCGTCGTGCGCACGGGCGCTGCCCGCGGCAGGTTGAGGTCGCCGGCTTCGATGCGCTCGCCCATCGCCAGCAAGCCCGCGCGCTGGATGACGTTGCGCAATTCGCGCACGTTGCCGGGCCACGCGTGCCGCAGCAGCGCGGCGCGAGCGCTCTCGCCGAGCGGCTTGTCGTCGGGGCGGAAGCGTTCGGCCAGCGGCAGGATGTCGCCGGGACGTTCGGCCAACGGCGGGAGTGCGAGCTCGATCGCGTTGAGTCGGTAGTAGAGGTCTTCGCGGAAGCTGCCATCGCGGATCATCGTCGGCAGGTCCGCGTTGGTCGCGCTGATCACGCGCACGGCGACCTTGCGCTCGCGGTTGGAGCCTAGGCGCTCGAAGCGGCCGGTTTCAAGTACGCGCAGCAACTTCATCTGCCCGGTCAGCGGCAGGTTGCCGATCTCGTCGAGGAACAGCGTGCCGCCGTCGGCCGCTTCGAACTTGCCCTCGCGTGCCTTGTTGGCGCCTGTGTAAGCGCCGGCGTCCGCGCCGAACAGTTCGGCCTCGATCAGTTCCGACGGCAGCGCACCGCAGTTGAGGGTCACGAACGGGCCCTGCTTCACGCTGGAGTTCGCCTGGATGATCTCGGCGATCTTCTCCTTGCCGGCCCCGTTCGGCCCGGTGATCAGCACCGGCAGGTCCGAGCGGGCCACCTGGCAGGCGAGCGCGATCACGCGTTCGCTGGCGGGGTCTTCGAACACGAGGTTGCGCAGGTCGTACTTCTGTTCGAGCTGATGACGGCTGCGTCGTTCGCGGCTGCGCCGGCGATCGAGTTCGCGGCGTGTCTCGGTCAGTTCGAGCAGCGTGTTGACCGTGGCCAGCAGCTTGCGGTCGTCCCAGGGCTTGGCCACGTAGTCGGCGGCACCGGCCTTGACCAGATTCACCGCCGCTTCCAGATGCGTCCACGCGGTCAGCAGGATCACCGGCATGTCGGGCCATTCGGCGCGCAGGTCGATGAACAGCTGTTCGCCTTCCGCGCCGGAGGTGGTGTCCTCGCTGAAGTTCATGTCCTGGATGACCAGGTCCACCGGCTGCTCGCGCAGCAGCGCCAGGCCGGCCGCCGGTGATTCGGCGTGCAGGGTGTCGATGTCGTGTAGGGAGAACAGGACTTCCAGCGCCGTACTGACGGCCAGGTTGTCGTCGATCACGAGGATGGTAGGCATGCGCTATAGCCTAACCGAAGGGCTGCGACTGACGAGGTGCGGCGGGATGCGGCGGGCCAGGTACGCGGGCCACGCGGCGGCCAACTGCACGGCCAACGCCACCCAAGCGGCGATGGCCACCATCGATCCCAGCGATGGCGTACTCGCCAGCCACGCCGGCGCGATGCGCGGCAGCAGCCAGCCGCCGCAGGCCAGGCCGAGCAATGCCGCTGCGCAGGCCAGCCACAGGTATTCGAGACGCAACCGACGCGCGAGTTGGCGGCCGGTGGCCCCGGCGGCGCGGCGCAGACTGAATTCCTGCGCATGTTCCT harbors:
- a CDS encoding sigma-54 dependent transcriptional regulator, which translates into the protein MPTILVIDDNLAVSTALEVLFSLHDIDTLHAESPAAGLALLREQPVDLVIQDMNFSEDTTSGAEGEQLFIDLRAEWPDMPVILLTAWTHLEAAVNLVKAGAADYVAKPWDDRKLLATVNTLLELTETRRELDRRRSRERRSRHQLEQKYDLRNLVFEDPASERVIALACQVARSDLPVLITGPNGAGKEKIAEIIQANSSVKQGPFVTLNCGALPSELIEAELFGADAGAYTGANKAREGKFEAADGGTLFLDEIGNLPLTGQMKLLRVLETGRFERLGSNRERKVAVRVISATNADLPTMIRDGSFREDLYYRLNAIELALPPLAERPGDILPLAERFRPDDKPLGESARAALLRHAWPGNVRELRNVIQRAGLLAMGERIEAGDLNLPRAAPVRTTVVAEPERADIEAAIARAGGVIAQAATDLGMSRQALYRRMERFGIKAT